Proteins encoded together in one Carya illinoinensis cultivar Pawnee chromosome 3, C.illinoinensisPawnee_v1, whole genome shotgun sequence window:
- the LOC122303132 gene encoding acid beta-fructofuranosidase 1, vacuolar-like has translation MGTKPSHTGISTTASDLEHAAYSPLPGHSSPASPRRPLKGFAGIISSCIFLLALVALILDQSQEPSHKPGKDEAPALTPKATSFSNISGPVARGVAQGVSAKSSPSFSGNELSYNWTNAMFSWQRTAFHFQPQRNWMNDPDGPLYHEGWYHLFYQYNPDSAVWGNITWGHAVSVDLIHWLYLPIAMFPDSWFDWNGVWTGSATILPGGQIVILYTGDTDNYVQVQNLAYPANLSDPLLLDWVKYPGNPVLVPPTGILPKDFRDPTTGWLGPDGKWRITVGSKVNGTGISLVYTTTNFTDYELLDNVLHAVPGTGMWECVDFYPVSINGTKGLDTSAGGPGVKHVLKASLDNTKLDYYALGTYFAENDTWVPDDPEQDVGIGLRYDYGRYYASKTFFDPVKERRILWGWINETDTANDDLAKGWSSLQTIPRTVLYDNNTGTNILQWPVEEVESLRLNSTDFDGVVVEPGSVVELDIGTATQLDILAEFEIESLGLEETNEVNGLCGSGATDRSSFGPFGLLVIADETLSELTPIYFRLANSSDGSLETYFCTDERRSSMASGVFKQVYGSTVPVLDGETLSMRILVDHSIVESFAQGGRRVISSRIYPTEAIYGAARLFLFNNATGVNVKATLKIWQMNSAFIHPFPLDQIH, from the exons ATGGGCACCAAACCATCCCACACCGGAATCAGTACTACTGCTTCTGATCTCGAACATGCCGCTTACTCTCCCTTACCTGGCCACTCCTCTCCGGCGAGTCCCCGAAGACCCTTAAAGGGTTTCGCCGGTATCATTTCCTCCTGCATTTTTCTCCTGGCATTGGTCGCATTAATCCTTGACCAAAGCCAAGAACCCTCGCATAAACCCGGAAAGGATGAGGCACCTGCATTGACGCCCAAGGCTACGTCTTTTTCCAACATTTCGGGACCGGTGGCTAGGGGAGTCGCACAAGGCGTGTCCGCCAAATCCAGCCCGTCCTTTTCCGGCAATGAACTTTCGTACAACTGGACAAACGCTATGTTTTCTTGGCAGAGAACTGCCTTCCATTTTCAACCCCAAAGGAACTGGATGAATG ATCCTGATG GTCCACTGTATCACGAGGGATGGTACCATCTATTCTACCAATACAACCCGGATTCGGCTGTGTGGGGCAACATCACATGGGGTCACGCCGTCTCCGTCGATCTCATCCACTGGCTCTATCTCCCCATCGCCATGTTTCCCGACAGCTGGTTCGATTGGAACGGCGTCTGGACTGGCTCCGCCACTATCCTTCCTGGCGGCCAGATCGTAATCCTCTATACCGGAGACACCGATAATTACGTTCAGGTTCAAAACCTTGCCTACCCTGCCAACCTTTCCGATCCTCTACTCTTGGATTGGGTCAAGTACCCCGGTAACCCAGTCTTGGTCCCCCCTACCGGCATTCTCCCCAAAGATTTCCGAGACCCGACCACCGGCTGGCTTGGACCCGACGGAAAGTGGAGGATCACTGTCGGGTCCAAGGTCAATGGTACGGGCATTTCGCTTGTGTACACGACCACGAACTTTACCGACTATGAGCTGTTGGATAATGTGTTGCATGCCGTCCCCGGTACGGGCATGTGGGAGTGCGTGGATTTTTACCCGGTCTCGATCAATGGGACGAAAGGTTTGGATACGTCGGCGGGCGGCCCGGGAGTTAAGCACGTGTTGAAGGCTAGTTTGGATAATACCAAGTTGGATTACTATGCACTTGGAACTTACTTTGCAGAGAACGATACGTGGGTGCCCGACGACCCGGAACAGGATGTGGGTATCGGGTTGCGGTATGACTATGGGAGGTACTATGCATCGAAGACATTTTTTGACCCAGTGAAGGAGAGGCGGATCCTATGGGGTTGGATCAATGAAACCGATACTGCAAATGACGACCTGGCAAAGGGTTGGTCGTCTCTTCAG ACCATTCCAAGAACTGTGTTGTATGACAATAATACTGGAACCAATATTCTTCAATGGCCTGTGGAAGAGGTCGAGAGCCTGAGGCTGAACAGCACAGATTTTGATGGGGTGGTGGTTGAACCCGGATCGGTTGTGGAGCTAGACATCGGCACAGCCACTCAG TTAGACATACTCGCCGAGTTTGAAATAGAATCATTAGGATTGGAGGAGACGAACGAAGTCAATGGACTTTGTGGAAGTGGTGCCACTGACAGAAGCAGTTTTGGGCCATTTGGGCTCTTAGTTATTGCTGATGAAACACTTTCTGAACTAACCCCTATATATTTCCGCCTTGCCAATTCAAGTGATGGCAGTCTTGAGACTTACTTCTGCACGGATGAAAGAAG GTCTTCAATGGCTTCTGGTGTTTTCAAACAAGTTTACGGAAGTACAGTTCCGGTGCTTGACGGTGAAACTTTGTCGATGAGAATTTTG GTTGACCATTCAATTGTGGAAAGCTTTGCCCAAGGAGGGAGGAGAGTGATCTCATCTCGTATTTATCCGACAGAAGCAATTTATGGAGCAGCTAGATTATTTTTGTTCAATAATGCAACTGGAGTGAATGTCAAGGCCACGCTTAAGATATGGCAGATGAATTCTGCCTTTATTCACCCTTTCCCCTTGGACCAGATACATTGA
- the LOC122303129 gene encoding WD repeat-containing protein 55, whose amino-acid sequence MEISLGRLAFDLDFHPSSELVSAGLISGDLHLYRYGANALPQRLLEVRAHTESCRAVRFIDGGRAIATCSPDRSILATDVETGSPIARLEDAHGDAINRLINISETTIASGDDEGCIKVWDTRQRSCCNSFDAHHDYVSDMTFASDASKLLSTSGDGTLSVCSLRRNKVQAQSEFSEEELLSVVIMKNGRKVICGSQAGTLLLYSWGCFKDCSDRFIDLSPNSIDALVKLDEDRIITGSENGLISLVGILPNRIIQPIAEHSEYPVERLAFSHDRKFLGSIAHDQMLKLWDLDDILQTSGKTPTSEVAEKDSDSDEMDVETSPPKNKGTKRKGASIGNELSSSNSFFADL is encoded by the exons ATGGAGATAAGTTTGGGAAGGCTTGCTTTTGATTTAGATTTTCATCCCTCGTCGGAACTCGTTTCCGCCGGACTCATCAGCGGTGACCTTCACCTCTACCGTTACGGTGCTAATGCCTTGCCTCAAAGGCTTTTGGAAGTTCGCGCGCACACCGAGTCTTGCAGGGCTGTTAGATTCATCGACGGCGGGCGTg CAATTGCGACGTGCTCTCCGGACCGGTCAATTCTCGCTACGGATGTGGAGACTGGATCACCGATTGCTCGTCTTGAAGATGCCCATGG TGATGCAATCAATAGACTGATAAACATAAGCGAGACAACCATTGCATCGGGTGATGATGAAGGGTGCATAAAGGTGTGGGATACCAGACAGCGTTCTTGCTGCAACTCCTTTGATGCTCATCACGATTACGTTTCTGATATGACTTTTGCTTCTGACGCCTCTAAACTCTTGTCGACAAG TGGAGATGGGACTCTGTCTGTTTGCAGTCTTCGAAGAAATAAA GTTCAAGCCCAGTCTGAGTTTTCTGAAGAAGAGTTACTCTCTGTTGTTATCATGAAG AATGGTCGGAAAGTCATATGTGGGTCGCAAGCTGGAACTCTGTTACTGTATTCATGGGGGTGTTTCAAGGATTGCAG TGATCGCTTTATTGATCTCTCTCCAAACTCTATAGATGCATTGGTGAAG CTTGATGAAGATAGGATCATTACTGGATCTGAGAATGGACTCATCAG CCTGGTGGGCATATTACCAAACAGAATTATTCAGCCAATTGCAGAGCACTCAGAATATCCTGTGGAGCGGCTTG CTTTTTCGCACGATAGAAAGTTTCTTGGCAGCATAGCACACGATCAGATGTTGAAG CTGTGGGATTTGGATGATATATTGCAAACTTCTGGAAAAACTCCAACAAGTGAGGTTGCTGAGAAAGATAGTGATAGCGATGAGATGGATGTGGAAACCAGTCCTCCAAAAAACAAAG GTACCAAGAGAAAAGGCGCAAGCATAGGAAACGAGTTAAGCAGTTCAAACAGTTTTTTTGCTGATTTGTAG